The proteins below come from a single Cupriavidus pauculus genomic window:
- a CDS encoding universal stress protein, whose amino-acid sequence MLGYSSVFVHVGAEARVKSRIALAARIAFAQQCRMTGLCVTYAPQPWFYRMHHAAECLQEDRERRHHTHETLRRRFESAIWEHGMTAEWRVAEGEPVASTLREVREAGLVVLGQTDESNDDGYIAPQYLESIVLESGRPTLVIPYAGDFPTLGTRVLIAWDGGRESARALHDALPLLAGSRVHLLHANAAMRSLRADATPAANALRLLRDVGAEVEMEYMAEANDLLIGELILSRAADIGADLIVMGAYGHSRLREITLGGVTRTILASMTVPVLLAH is encoded by the coding sequence ATGCTTGGCTATTCCAGCGTATTCGTTCACGTCGGCGCCGAGGCGCGGGTCAAGTCGCGCATCGCGCTGGCCGCGCGCATTGCCTTCGCGCAGCAATGCCGCATGACCGGCCTCTGCGTCACCTATGCCCCGCAGCCCTGGTTCTATCGCATGCATCATGCGGCCGAGTGCCTGCAGGAGGATCGCGAACGCCGGCACCATACTCATGAAACCCTGCGGCGTCGCTTCGAGTCCGCGATCTGGGAGCACGGCATGACGGCGGAGTGGCGTGTGGCGGAAGGCGAACCGGTGGCGAGCACCCTGAGAGAGGTGAGGGAGGCAGGCCTTGTCGTGCTTGGCCAGACCGACGAATCCAACGACGACGGTTATATCGCGCCCCAGTATCTGGAATCGATCGTGCTCGAGTCCGGTCGTCCCACGCTGGTCATTCCGTATGCAGGGGACTTTCCCACGCTGGGAACACGTGTGCTGATCGCATGGGATGGCGGCCGGGAAAGCGCCCGCGCGCTGCACGATGCCTTGCCGCTACTGGCGGGCAGTCGTGTCCATCTGTTGCACGCCAATGCGGCGATGCGCAGCCTGCGTGCGGATGCGACACCGGCGGCGAACGCACTGCGGCTGCTGCGGGACGTCGGTGCCGAGGTGGAGATGGAGTACATGGCGGAGGCCAACGATCTGCTTATCGGGGAGCTGATTCTGTCGCGGGCGGCGGATATCGGGGCCGATCTCATCGTCATGGGCGCCTATGGCCATAGTCGTCTGCGCGAGATCACGCTCGGCGGAGTGACGCGCACCATCCTGGCATCGATGACGGTGCCGGTACTGCTGGCACATTGA